The genomic interval AGATGGTGAAGAAGGCGCTGACCGTCTTTAATACCTATAACTATTTTCTGGGAAATTTTCAGCTGGGCGAGGCTTTTTACCGGATGCTGGAAAACATCCAGCTGTCGTTGGGCATGTCACAGATATTCATCCTGCTCTACAACCGGAAAGGCCGGCAGCTGGTGGTAAAGGGGGCCCCGGCAGCCTATCGTCAGTTGGTTGGTTGTGCCATGGCAATTACTGAACAGGAATATGCTGTTTTTGCTGGCAGAGAGCAGCAGGAAGTCTGGTTTACCAGCGGGCAGCAGTCAGCGATGCCGGAACTTGCCACGAAGTTTTTACATCTGTTTCAGGCTGAGCTGAATGACCCGCAAGGAGTTTTTGTTCCGGTCCAGAGTTCCGCATCGCTGGTCGGTGGGTTTGTTGCTTTATGCCGGCCGGAGCAGCAGCAGGCCGCAATGATTATTGAATTCCTCCGTGGCTATGCCGTACAGCTGGCGTTGGCCATCAAAATTCACCGTCTGAATAAGAAAATGATGGCTGCCGAGCGCGACAAAACTGTTACGGAAATGGCCGGTTCGTTGGCGCACACCATCAACCAGCCGCTGCAGACCCTGGCCAGCTATATCTATCTGCTGGAAAAGGAGATGAAAATCGGTTCCTCCGGTAGTGCCCATCGCAATGCCTACTGCGACAAAATGAAAAAGGCGCTGGAGGAGATCAATAGCGGCATCAAACGTTTTCAAGCGGCCCGGGAATATGAAGCGGCAGACTATTACGGCCGGGAAAAAATTCTCAGTATTTAGTGCCCTGAAAACCGCTGTTTTCCAATCCTTCTCTGCAGTTTTGAGTAATTCACCTTGCGAGATGCCGGCCGCCAGACTATGTGTGGGCAGCATCCCGTCCCACGCTTAGTGCCATACTTTCCCCAATCCCAGACCTAATCCGGCCGCCCCCAGGCAGATAATCACATTCAGCAGAATATTAATCAGGGCTTTCTGCCAGTTGCCATGTTCAATAAAGTGCAGAGTGTCAACACTGAATGTTGAAAAGGTGGTGAAGGCCCCCAGGAAGCCTATGGTTATGGAGCTTTTCAGCTGGGGGGGAAGTTCGGGGAGGGCAGTGAAGCCTTGCAGCAGGAGGGCGAGCAGAAATGAGCCGGCAACGTTAACGGCCAGGGTGCCGTAAGGCATGGCGGTGCCAACCTGGTTGTGGACCCAGCCGGTGATCAGAAAACGACCAATAGCACCAAAAAAACCACCGAGACCGATAAAAAGCAAATGAACCATGGTTCCTCTGATTTCAAGGGGCATTCAGCCGCCGCCGTAAACTGCACCTGTTCTCGCTGATACTCATCTCTTCATGAGCTGTTTATGGCTTTACTGCAGCCCTTTCCTGCCTGTCAAGTACTATTCAGGTATTATTCATGATATATCTGTGATATCTCCTTGACCAGCAAGTCCATTTGTGTCAAAATTTCGCTGATTTACCCGTAATTTTCAGGCGTGCTCATCAACGGGATCATGTCGGTGTGCTTTCAGGAGGAAAACCGTAATGCGGCCGGCGATTGAGGGGGAAGTGTAGGAGGGGTCATGTTAATTGTGATGGATAAAGAAGCTTCGCAGGAGGCCATCGACCGAACAGTAAAGGCGGTGGAATCAATGGGCTTTCACGGTCGGGTTATTCCCGGTGCCGGCCGGGTTGCCATTGGCGTGGTTGGCAATCAGGGGTATGTTGAAGATACGGCTATCTCCCGGCTTCCAGGAGTTTCCCATGTTATTCATGTGACTAAACCGTATAAGCTGGTCAGCCGTGATTTTCACCCTCAGGATACCATTGTCACGGTGGATGACTTACAGGTCGGCGAAGGCTATGACCCGGTTATCATTGCCGGACCCTGCTCGGTGGAGTCGGAAGAGCAGATGTTTGCCACTGCCGAGCAGGTGAAAAGATCCGGGGCGCATATGCTTCGTGGGGGAGCATTTAAACCTCGTACTGGGCCGCATAATTTTCAAGGTTTAGGTGAAGCTGGCCTGCGGTTGTTGAGTGAGGCCGGCAAGAGCAATGGTTTGCCGGTGGTGACCGAAGTCATGCGTATCGGCCAATTGGAGTTAGTAGCCCGTTACGCTGATGTGTTGCAGATCGGTGCCCGCAATATGCAGAATTTTGATTTGCTGAAAGAGGTTGGTAAAATCGACAAGCCGGTTCTCCTCAAACGAGGCATGTGTGCCACTCTTGATGAGTTTTTGGCCGCGGCGGAATATATTCTGGTGGGCGGCAATCCCCGAGTCATCCTGTGTGAGCGTGGCATCAGAACCTTTGAAACGGCGACCAGAAATACCATGGATCTGGCGATTGTGCCGCTGGTTAAGGAAAAATCCCACCTGCCAATTATTGTCGATCCTTCCCACGCGACGGGAAAGAGTTCCCTGGTTGCGCCGATGACTGTCGCCGGTCTTGTTGTCGGGGCTCACGGGGTGATGGTTGAGGTCCATCCACAGCCGGAATGTGCCCTTTCTGACGGTTTGCAGTCCCTCGATTTTGTCACTTTTGACCGGCTCATGCAGCGGGTGAAGCATTGTTTGCCTAAAGTTGAGTAGCTGTCTGTAATGATAAAAAAAATATCTATTTTGCTTTCATTCCTGCTGTTTTTTTATGTTGCTATGGCGGTACCGGCTGCCCGTGCCGATCGTTCAGAGGAGGAGATAGCCAAGGTAGCCATCGGGGCATATCAAGACGGTTTCTATGATGTAGCCCGGGAAGAATTGGAAGATTTCCTCATTGCCTACCCCAACTCCTACCATGTTGCACAAATAAAACTGATTCTATTAATGACCTATCTGCAGCTTGGTGAATGTCGGGAAGCATCAGTCATCTGGCCGGAGCTGGCAAAAGAAGGCCGCCTTGAAGCGCTTGGCTTTTCCCCACCCCAACTGTTGTTTCAGTTGGGGCTTTGCTTTTTTCAAGAACTTGACTTTCCGCATGCGGACCTTTTTTTTCAGGAAATTATCCAGTCATATCCAACCAGCGGGCTGGCTTCCCAGGCCCATTTTCTGCTGGCCAAGATGGCTTTTCACCAAGGAAAGTTCGCTGTTGCTGTCGACCATGCATTGCCTTTCGTGACCGGCGATGACGGCCGCTTTTCACCGCCACAGCAGAAGGAACTGCTATCGATTGCCAGTCTGTCCTGTTATCGGATCGGCAAGTTTGCCGAGGCGTTGCCGTTGCTGCGTTCTTATTGCGATCGTTATGCTGATGGGATGGATCCACCTGCAAAACAGTATTACTTCAAGGTTCTGGTGGATGCATCCCTGAAGGGGAACCAGGTGTCCATTGCCAACCAGGTGATGGATCAGTGGCTGGCAGAATTTCCTCAGGTGAAGCAGGACGCCGATCTCCTCTTTGCTGTCGGTCAGGAGAATTATCGCCATCAACAGTATGATGCGGCCCGGAAATATCTTTTGTTGCTGGTTGCCCAGGAAGGCATCAAGCTTGAACAGCATCGGTTGGCCTACGGTTACCTGGTAAATGGCAATCTGGCAACCGGCCGGCAGCAGGATATGGTTTCCCTCTTGATCAAACTTATTCCGTTGGAAGAGGGGCTGCCGGAACAGTCCCAGCATTTGAAGCTCCTGGCAACGCTTTCCTACAATAGCAAAAACTATGTTCAGTGTGTTACTTCACTGGATCAGCTGCTGGAGCATTTTCCAGCGACTGTTCATGATGATGATATCCTGTTAACCTATCTCATGGCCCAATCGGTGCTGGGGAAATATCAGCAGGCGCTTGCAAATCTGCCGCCCGCAGATCGTCTTTTTGCAGACCTTGGCGGTGAAAAAAGGCAGGAGGCAGCATATCTCTATGCCTTGTGCCTGGAACAAGCCAGCCGGCAGGATGATGCTTTTCTTCTGTTGCGGAAGCTCTATGGTCAGATCTCCCAGCGAGAGGAAAAAATCAAAGTACTATACGTCCTCGATCGGCTGTCGCAAAAAATGGGTGATGCCGAACGGGCTGCGTGGGTAGCGAAACAGGTGCTGCAGGAATTTTCTTTGGATCGGCGGACCGATGAACAGTTGCTCAAAGAGTATCCTCACCTGGTGTTCAGTGTTGCACGGTATTTTTACCGGCAGCAGGAATACGGCCAAGCGGTCCCCTCCTTGCTGTGGCTTAAAGGTTTGCCGGTGCAACCTTCCCAGGATTTTTTTCATCAAGCTCTTTTTCTCCTGGGGGAGTGCTATGGCCACCTTGATAAGCCCCTTGACGCTCTTCCCCTGTATGAAGAGCTTGCCGCTGCCGGAGGACATTACCAGGAACTGGCAGCCTTGCGGTTGACGGTTTTTTATGAACGTCTGGGATACCAGGACAAAAAAACGGCGGTCTATGAGCTGCTGCAACGGCTTACCCATGATGCGGCCCTGAAGCGGGAGCTGCAGAAAAAAGACCGCCGTAAACTGCAGGATGAAGGCGGACAGCAATGAAACTTTTTTTCACGGCATGCGGTCTGGCTCTGGTCATTGAAGGGATGCCCTATTTTCTCTTTCCCTCCGGGATAAAGCGTCTATTGGCATCGCTGCAGGAAATGCCGGCCCAGTCGCTGAGATTGTTCGGCCTGACAGCAATGCTGATCGGCGTAGCCATCATGTACCTTGCCAAAATGAGCTAGACTGACCTTTTTACAGCGTTATGGCTGTTGATATGTGGCCGCTACTGCCATGGACGCTGCCGGCAATTTTAGCCGGTCTGTGGGTGGTCCCCATGGCGTGCGCAGTTTAGAACTTGACTTAGCCGGTTACTTATGGTTTAAAACCCCTCTAAAATCAATCATTTTGGTCTTTGAAAATATGGATGTTGACCTTTTTTCCTATGACCTGCCACCAGGGCATATCGCCCAGCATCCTCTGCCGTCCCGCGATCAGTCCCGGATGCTGGTTCTCGGTCGTCAGCAGGAGGATGTTCATGACAGCCGGTTTTGCCAACTTGCTTCATGGCTGGAGGCTGGAGATCTTTTGGTCTACAATGATACCAGGGTGCTGCCAGCTCGCTTGCTGGGCCGCAAAATGACCGGTGGGCAAGTGGAAGTCTTTCTGCTTGACTATCAGCATGGCAGCCCCACCGAGGAAGTCTGGCAATGTCTGTACAAGTCCTCCAAATCAGTTCGTTTGGGGCAGGAGATTTGTTTTGGTGAGGAGATGCGCGGGCGTGTTGTGGCTCCTTCGACTGCCAACCCAGGGGCTATCACGCTGCTGACGGATCAGGACAGGACAGTTCGGAAGGTTATTAATGCCATCGGCAAGGTACCTTTGCCTCCCTATATCAAACGAGATCCCGGGGATGATGATCGACACCGCTATCAGACTATTTTTGCCGAGGTGGGCAAGCAGGGAGCCGTTGCTGCTCCCACGGCAGGACTTCATTTTACGCCGGAGCTGCTCGCCAGCCTGAAGGCGGCCGGAGTCCTGTTTGCCCCGCTGACGCTCCATGTGGGGCTGGGTACCTTTTCACCGGTGAAAGCTGCCGTGGTGGAAGATCACCAGATTCACCGGGAGTTGTTCGAGATTTCCACCACTACTCTGGAGCGCATTGCCGAAACAAAAAGCAAGGGCAAACGGGTCATAGCCATCGGCACCACGGTTACCAGGGCGCTTGAGTATCAAGCCAGAACCGGCCACCAGCAAGGCTGGTGTGATCTGTTCATCTATCCAGGCTATATCTTTCAGGTCATTGATGGTTTAATTACCAATTTTCACCTTCCCCGTTCTACTTTGCTGATGCTGGTAGCCGCCTATGCCGGCCGCCAGCGCATGCTAGCAGCATACCGTCACGCGGTCAGGGAGGGATACCGTTTTTACAGCTATGGCGACGGAATGCTGATACTCTGATGAATTGTTTTTCTCTGACTGCCAATGATCAGGGCAGTGCCGCCCGTTTGGGACGATTGCGCACGGAGCATGGGGTTATTGAAACGCCTTGTTTTATGCCGGTGGGAACCAGGGCGACCGTTAAAGGGATAACTCCTTTGCAGCTGAAGGAGGAGATCGGTGCCCAGATCATTCTTGCCAATACCTACCATCTGTTTTTGCGTCCCGGCCATCAGCTGATTGCCGATCTTGGTGGGCTGCATTCATTTATGGGGTGGGACGGGCCAATCCTCACCGACAGCGGTGGTTTCCAGGTGTTCAGCCTTTCATCCCTGCGTACGCTTGAAGAGCAGGGGGTGACGTTCCGCTCCCCGGTGGATGGCAGTCGGCATCTCCTGACTCCTGAACGGGCAATTGAGGTGCAGGAGGCCCTGGGTGCCGACATTATTATGGCCTTTGATGAATGCACCCCCTATCCGGTGGATTTTAAACGGGCCAGGGAATCTCTCCAGCTGACCGCCCGCTGGGCCCGGCGCTCCAAGGCAGCTCGCCGGCGGTCTGACAATCTGCTTTTTGGCATTGTTCAGGGGAGTATGTTTGAAGAGCTGCGTCGTGAAAGTGCGGATCTGACCCTGGAGGTTGATTTTGACGGCTATGCTGTCGGGGGGCTCAGTGTTGGCGAGGAGAAAGCCCTGATGCTGGACATGATCCGGGTGACGTCTCCCATGCTGCCGCCTGATCGTCCCCGCTATCTTATGGGCGTGGGCAAGCCGGAAGACCTGGTACAGGCGGTGGCGGCCGGCATCGATATGTTCGACTGCGTCCTGCCCACCAGAAACGCCCGTAATGGCATGTACTTTACCTGGCAGGGGCCGCTAAGTATTAAACAAGCACGTTATAAGGCGGATGCGTTGCCCGTTGACGAGCAGTGTTCCTGTTATGTCTGCCGCAACTTTTCACGTGCTTATCTGCGTCATCTGTTCATGGCATCTGAAATTCTGTCATCAGTACTGGCAACGATCCATAATCTTTATTTTTATCATCAATTGATGGCAAAGATCAGAGATCATCTCCAGGCCGGAACATTTACCGCGTTCATGGACGGCGTCCTGCCACTGTTGCTGTCCGGGGCCGGCGAGCGAAAAGCATAACGCAATCAAGCATTAGTGATTATTTATTAACATTAAGTAAGGAGAGATCGTATGTTAGGAGTAGCATTTGCCATGGCACAGAATCCTGCCGGGGGTGGACCGGCCGGTGGTCTTGAAGGATTAAAGGCTTTTTTCCCCCTTATCCTCATGTTCGCGATTTTTTATTTTCTGCTCATCCGACCGCAGCAGAAAAAGCAGAAGGAACATAAAAACATGCTGGCCAATCTCAAACGGGGAGATGAGATTGTGACTGCCGGTGGCTTAATGGGCAAGGTTACCGCCATCAGCGATCGGGTGGTTACGATAGAAGTGGCGGATAAAATCCGAGTGCGGATTCTCCGCAGTCAGGTAATGACCATTGTTCAGGGTGATCTGTCATCATAACCGTTACGCGTTTGCTGCAGGAGTTATCCGATTATGATTAAAAGTGTTAAGCTTCGCCTGCTGATTATCCTGGCCACCATTATCCTGGCAGGGGTTTACCTGATGCCGTCGGTGGTGTCCGACCTGCCTGACTGGTGGGGGAAGGTGCTGCCAACTGATAAGATCCATTTGGGTTTGGACCTTCAGGGTGGCATTCATCTGCTGATGGAGGTTGATGTTGAAAAAGCCCTCTCTGCTTCAACCGACCGGGTAGCCGGAGAAATGCAGCGCCTGCTGCGTGATAAAAAGATTGATTTTGAGCAGGTGAAGCAAGTTGATGCCGGAACGTTGTCCATTGTTCTTACCCATGCTGGGGATAGTTCGGTGATAAAAGATCTGCTGGGGAATGAAATGCCTCAATGGCAGATGATGTCTGCGGAGGAGCAGGTGGTCAGTTATCGGGTTTCCAGTGATGAGCGCCGGCGGATTGAAAAGCTTGCCATTGACCAGGCCGTGGAAACCATGCGCAACCGCATCGATCAGTTCGGCGTTTCCGAGCCGGAAATCAGACCCCAGGCAGACAACCGGATTTTGGTGCAGTTGCCCGGCATCAAGGATACCAGGCGGGCCATTGATCTGATCGGTAAAACGGCACTGCTTGAGTTCAAGCTGGTGAGTGAATCGTTTGATCCCCGGAACCTGGAATCAGGTACTCTGCCTGATCACCTTGAGGTCTTGTACCAGCAGGAATATGATCCGGTGACCAAGAAAGTGGTCCGTCAGGTTCCTTTTGTGCTGGAGAAGGAGTCCCTGATGACCGGCGAATATATTGCCGATGCCAAGGTTCGCTTCAACTCCCAGTTCGGCGAACCCTATGTGGCGATGGACTTTAACTCCCAGGGGGCGAAGCTGTTTGATCGGATTACGGCTGAGAACGTTAAACGGCGGCTGGCGATTATCCTCGATAATCATGTTTATTCTGCCCCGGTCATCCAGGAGCGGATTGCCGGTGGCAAGGCTCAGATCAGCGGCCGTTTTTCCGCCAAGGAAGCACGCGACCTGGCCATCGTGCTGCGGGCCGGGGCCTTGCCGGCACCCATCAGAATTCTTGAAAAAAGAGCGGTGGGTCCCTCTTTGGGCCATGATTCGATCCGTAAGGGCCTGATATCCATGGTTGTTGGTGGTCTCCTGGTAGTTCTGTTCATGTTTGCCTTTTACCGTCTCAGCGGTTTGGTTGCCAACCTCGCGCTGGTACTCAATATGCTCTTCATTCTGAGCATTTTAGCATTGGCCAAGGCCACCCTGACCCTGCCGGGTATCGCCGGCATTGTTCTGACCATCGGTATGGCCGTTGATGCCAATGTCCTGATTTTTGAACGGATCAAGGAGGAACTGCGGCTGGGCAAGACCCCCCGGGCTGCCCTTGACAGCGGCTACGGCAAGGCATTTTTGACCATTATGGATGCCAATATAACGACCTTGATTGCCGCCATTGTCCTCTATCAGTATGGTACCGGCCCCATCAAGGGGTTTGCCGTTACCTTGTCCGTCGGGATTATTTCCAGCTTGTTTACCGCCATTTTTGTTACCCGGCTGGTGTATGATTTTATTCAGGAGCGGAAAGCCCTGAAACGGTTAAGTATTTAAGGTGAATCAGCAATACCGCATCGTTTTGGAACGACTGGACGTTGTCCTCCGGCCGGTGGAACTGTGAGGTTATACCCGGTTCCTATTGAGTGGTGATCGCTGAAAATTTCATGATAATACGATCGTTGATGACCTGATGCACTACCTTATTTTTCAAGGAGCATGCCAATGCAGTTTATTAAGCCTGGAACAACCATTGACTTTGTCAGTCGGAGATTCCTTTTCCTAAGCCTTTCAGCGGCCGTCATTGCGATTGGCCTCATATCCCTGATCTTCCATGGTGGCTTGAATTATGGCATCGATTTTGTCGGGGGTACCCTCGTGCAGGTGAAGTTCGGCCAGGCAACCACGCCTGATGCCATTCGCGATGCCCTTCAGGGTCTTGACCTGGGCAATAGTACCATCCAGCAGTTTGAAGAGGCGGAGGGGGGGGAATTTCTCATCAGGGTGGAGAAATCAAAAGCTGATCTGGTGGATCTCTCTGATGAGATCAAAGGGGCTCTGGATATACGGTATGGTCCCGGACAGGTGGACATCCGCCGGGTTGAGATGGTTGGTCCCAAGGTTGGCGAGGATCTGCGCCGCAAAGGGATATTTGCCATTATCTACGCCATAATTGGTATTCTCGTATATGTTACTTTCCGGTTTGAATTCAAGTTTGCCGTCGGTGCGGTAGTCGCGCTGGTGCATGATGTGCTGATTACCGTGGGGCTCTTTTCACTGCTCAACATGGAGTTCAGCCTGCCGATTGTTGCCGCCCTGCTGGCCATCGTCGGGTATTCGCTCAACGATACGATCGTCGTCTATGACCGGATCAGGGAAAACCTGCGTAAAGCGGGGCGCAAAACCTATGAGGACGTTATCAATGCGTCGATCAACGAAACCCTGAGCCGGACAATTCTGACCTCCCTGACAACGTTATTGGTTCTGATCAGTCTTTATTTCCTCGGCGGCGGTGTCATCCATGACTTTGCCTTTGCCTTGATTGTCGGTGTCGTGGTGGGGACCTATTCTTCCATCTTTATTGCCAGTCCGGTGGTCATTGCCATGCGCAAGATGAAATTTCTGCAGCGCCAGAACCAAAAGGTCTAAGTGGGGATGAACGACTGATGATGCGCCTTGCAGAAATATTTACCAGCCTCCAAGGGGAGTCCACATTTGCCGGACTCCCCTGTGTTTTTGTGCGCTGCGCCGGCTGCAATCTTTGCTGCTCCTATTGTGATACCACCTATGCCCGGGAGTATGCAGCGGGCCGGGAAATGACGATTGATGAGGTTGTCGCGCTGGTTCTTGCCGAGGAGGTGCCAATGGTGGAGATCACCGGCGGGGAACCCCTGCTCCAACCTGAAACCCCCCGGTTGATCGATCGTCTGCTGGCGGCCGGTAGAAAAGTGTTGCTGGAAACCAATGGTTCCCAGGATATTTCCAGGATCGATCAGCGGGTGCAGATTATTCTCGATATTAAAACCCCGGGGAGCGGGATGGCTGAATGTAATCGTCTGGAGAACCTTTCCAGCCTGGGGGATAACTGCCAGGTGAAATTCGTCCTGACTGATGAAGATGATTTTTGGTGGAGCCGTGATTTTATCCGCTTACATCTGTCATCCGTCAGCGAAATTTTATTCAGTCCGGTGCACGGTCTGCTGGCTCCCCGGCGGCTGGCGGAGCTGATTCTCCAGGAACAGCTGCCGGTCAGGCTGCAGTTGCAGCTGCACCGGCTGTTATGGCCCGGAGAGGAGCGCGGAAGATAATGGCGGAAAAGAAAGCGGTAATCCTGCTCAGTGGTGGTCTTGATTCGGCCACGGTGACCGCCGTGGCTAGAGCTGAGGAGTATCATCTCTACTGCCTGAGTTTCGACTATGGCCAGCGCCATGCGTTTGAACTGCAGGCGGCGGAGCGGGTGGCCGCCTCTATGGGAGCGGTGGAACATCTGATTCTGCGGTTGGACTTGGGGAGAATCGGAGGGTCTTCACTGACCGATCATCGCTTGGCGGTACCGAAGGGAGGAGTGCATCTGCTGACCGGCGAGATTCCTTCCACCTATGTTCCAGCCCGCAACACCATCTTTATTGCCCATGCGGTTTCCTGGGCTGAAACCCTGGGAGCCCGTGATATTTTTCTAGGGGTTAATGCCCTTGACTACAGTGGCTACCCCGATTGTCGGCCGGAGTATGTGGCAGCCATGGAACGGGCGGTGAATCTGGGTACCAAACTGGGGGTACAGGAAAAAGCCCCCTATTTTCGCCTGCAAACTCCCCTTATATCACTTCGTAAACAGGAAATTATCGCCCTGGGGCTGCGTCTAGGAGTGGATTATTCACTGACCCACAGCTGCTATGAGCCTGATGGCCGGGGAAATCCCTGCGGTCTATGTGACAGTTGTCGTTTGCGGTTGGCAGGGTTCAAGAGCAACGGTTTGGCTGATCCGTTGCCCTATCAGGATCAAATGCGGGAAAGCTGAATAATATCCATCACTTTTTTCATGGTCTGCGGATTGCCGGCGGCGACGATCGGGTGAGTTTTTTCCAGATCAAGGGTCAGCTCATTAAGGTTTTCCCCCAGCATGCCGGTGATAACTCCGCCAACCTCCTCAAGAATAATCTTGCCGGCAACATAATCGATCGTCCGTGAAGGGATGGGGTAGAAAAAGACATCAATGGTGCCGGCGGCCAGGTAGCAGATGTCGAGGGCGGTGGAGCCAAGGGAGCGGGCCCGTTCAAACATTTCCAGTAAGGGCTCAATTCTTTTGAGCCCGGCTTTGTTGTGGGCCGCTTCAAAAACAAAAGCCCGGGGAATATCAACCTGTTTGGCGTTTATGGCCTGCTGGTTGAAAAACGCCCCTGAGCCTTTGCTGGCATGGAATTCATCACCGTTTGCCAGATTCTTGACGTAGCCAAGGACCACATCCCCGACCGTACTGCCGGAGGCCACCGCCATGGCGGTGGCATAGTAGGGAATTCCCTGGCGGGCGTTGAAGCTGCCGTCAAGAGGATCAATGACGATACGCCAGTGAGGATCCTCGCCGAAGGTTCTGGTCCCCAGTTCTTCCGAAATCAGGACAAAATCAAAGCCGTAGTTGGTATGCAGAGTTTCCAGCTT from Candidatus Anaeroferrophillus wilburensis carries:
- the crcB gene encoding fluoride efflux transporter CrcB — translated: MVHLLFIGLGGFFGAIGRFLITGWVHNQVGTAMPYGTLAVNVAGSFLLALLLQGFTALPELPPQLKSSITIGFLGAFTTFSTFSVDTLHFIEHGNWQKALINILLNVIICLGAAGLGLGLGKVWH
- the aroF gene encoding 3-deoxy-7-phosphoheptulonate synthase, with amino-acid sequence MLIVMDKEASQEAIDRTVKAVESMGFHGRVIPGAGRVAIGVVGNQGYVEDTAISRLPGVSHVIHVTKPYKLVSRDFHPQDTIVTVDDLQVGEGYDPVIIAGPCSVESEEQMFATAEQVKRSGAHMLRGGAFKPRTGPHNFQGLGEAGLRLLSEAGKSNGLPVVTEVMRIGQLELVARYADVLQIGARNMQNFDLLKEVGKIDKPVLLKRGMCATLDEFLAAAEYILVGGNPRVILCERGIRTFETATRNTMDLAIVPLVKEKSHLPIIVDPSHATGKSSLVAPMTVAGLVVGAHGVMVEVHPQPECALSDGLQSLDFVTFDRLMQRVKHCLPKVE
- a CDS encoding DUF2065 domain-containing protein, which translates into the protein MKLFFTACGLALVIEGMPYFLFPSGIKRLLASLQEMPAQSLRLFGLTAMLIGVAIMYLAKMS
- the queA gene encoding tRNA preQ1(34) S-adenosylmethionine ribosyltransferase-isomerase QueA; translated protein: MDVDLFSYDLPPGHIAQHPLPSRDQSRMLVLGRQQEDVHDSRFCQLASWLEAGDLLVYNDTRVLPARLLGRKMTGGQVEVFLLDYQHGSPTEEVWQCLYKSSKSVRLGQEICFGEEMRGRVVAPSTANPGAITLLTDQDRTVRKVINAIGKVPLPPYIKRDPGDDDRHRYQTIFAEVGKQGAVAAPTAGLHFTPELLASLKAAGVLFAPLTLHVGLGTFSPVKAAVVEDHQIHRELFEISTTTLERIAETKSKGKRVIAIGTTVTRALEYQARTGHQQGWCDLFIYPGYIFQVIDGLITNFHLPRSTLLMLVAAYAGRQRMLAAYRHAVREGYRFYSYGDGMLIL
- the tgt gene encoding tRNA guanosine(34) transglycosylase Tgt, whose product is MNCFSLTANDQGSAARLGRLRTEHGVIETPCFMPVGTRATVKGITPLQLKEEIGAQIILANTYHLFLRPGHQLIADLGGLHSFMGWDGPILTDSGGFQVFSLSSLRTLEEQGVTFRSPVDGSRHLLTPERAIEVQEALGADIIMAFDECTPYPVDFKRARESLQLTARWARRSKAARRRSDNLLFGIVQGSMFEELRRESADLTLEVDFDGYAVGGLSVGEEKALMLDMIRVTSPMLPPDRPRYLMGVGKPEDLVQAVAAGIDMFDCVLPTRNARNGMYFTWQGPLSIKQARYKADALPVDEQCSCYVCRNFSRAYLRHLFMASEILSSVLATIHNLYFYHQLMAKIRDHLQAGTFTAFMDGVLPLLLSGAGERKA
- the yajC gene encoding preprotein translocase subunit YajC, with amino-acid sequence MLGVAFAMAQNPAGGGPAGGLEGLKAFFPLILMFAIFYFLLIRPQQKKQKEHKNMLANLKRGDEIVTAGGLMGKVTAISDRVVTIEVADKIRVRILRSQVMTIVQGDLSS
- the secD gene encoding protein translocase subunit SecD translates to MIKSVKLRLLIILATIILAGVYLMPSVVSDLPDWWGKVLPTDKIHLGLDLQGGIHLLMEVDVEKALSASTDRVAGEMQRLLRDKKIDFEQVKQVDAGTLSIVLTHAGDSSVIKDLLGNEMPQWQMMSAEEQVVSYRVSSDERRRIEKLAIDQAVETMRNRIDQFGVSEPEIRPQADNRILVQLPGIKDTRRAIDLIGKTALLEFKLVSESFDPRNLESGTLPDHLEVLYQQEYDPVTKKVVRQVPFVLEKESLMTGEYIADAKVRFNSQFGEPYVAMDFNSQGAKLFDRITAENVKRRLAIILDNHVYSAPVIQERIAGGKAQISGRFSAKEARDLAIVLRAGALPAPIRILEKRAVGPSLGHDSIRKGLISMVVGGLLVVLFMFAFYRLSGLVANLALVLNMLFILSILALAKATLTLPGIAGIVLTIGMAVDANVLIFERIKEELRLGKTPRAALDSGYGKAFLTIMDANITTLIAAIVLYQYGTGPIKGFAVTLSVGIISSLFTAIFVTRLVYDFIQERKALKRLSI
- the secF gene encoding protein translocase subunit SecF translates to MQFIKPGTTIDFVSRRFLFLSLSAAVIAIGLISLIFHGGLNYGIDFVGGTLVQVKFGQATTPDAIRDALQGLDLGNSTIQQFEEAEGGEFLIRVEKSKADLVDLSDEIKGALDIRYGPGQVDIRRVEMVGPKVGEDLRRKGIFAIIYAIIGILVYVTFRFEFKFAVGAVVALVHDVLITVGLFSLLNMEFSLPIVAALLAIVGYSLNDTIVVYDRIRENLRKAGRKTYEDVINASINETLSRTILTSLTTLLVLISLYFLGGGVIHDFAFALIVGVVVGTYSSIFIASPVVIAMRKMKFLQRQNQKV
- a CDS encoding radical SAM protein gives rise to the protein MRLAEIFTSLQGESTFAGLPCVFVRCAGCNLCCSYCDTTYAREYAAGREMTIDEVVALVLAEEVPMVEITGGEPLLQPETPRLIDRLLAAGRKVLLETNGSQDISRIDQRVQIILDIKTPGSGMAECNRLENLSSLGDNCQVKFVLTDEDDFWWSRDFIRLHLSSVSEILFSPVHGLLAPRRLAELILQEQLPVRLQLQLHRLLWPGEERGR
- the queC gene encoding 7-cyano-7-deazaguanine synthase QueC — its product is MAEKKAVILLSGGLDSATVTAVARAEEYHLYCLSFDYGQRHAFELQAAERVAASMGAVEHLILRLDLGRIGGSSLTDHRLAVPKGGVHLLTGEIPSTYVPARNTIFIAHAVSWAETLGARDIFLGVNALDYSGYPDCRPEYVAAMERAVNLGTKLGVQEKAPYFRLQTPLISLRKQEIIALGLRLGVDYSLTHSCYEPDGRGNPCGLCDSCRLRLAGFKSNGLADPLPYQDQMRES